Within the Arthrobacter sp. UKPF54-2 genome, the region GCAGAGACCGAAGCTCCGGCCGAAGCCGCAGCCACCGAAGAGAACTAACTCTCTCTTTCAACCCAGACTCCGGTGCAAGGGCAACGGCTCCGGCCGCCAAGCACCACCTATAGGAAGGACGCCACACCATGGCGAAGCTCAGCAACGAAGAGCTCATTGAAGCTTTCAAGGAACTGACCATCATCGAGCTCTCCGAGTTCGTCAAGCTCTTCGAAGAGACCTTCGAAGTTACCGCAGCCGCTGTTGCCGTTGCCGGCCCCGCCGGTGGCGGAGCTGCTGAAGAGGCCGAAGAGAAGACCGACTTCGACGTCGTCCTCGAAGCCGCTGGCGACAAGAAGATCGCAGTGATCAAGGAAGTTCGCGCCATCACCTCCCTCGGCCTCAAGGAAGCCAAGGACCTGGTTGACAGCGCACCGAAGGCCGTCCTCGAAGGCGCCACCAAGGAAGCTGCCGAGAAGGCCAAGGAGCAGCTCGAGGCTGCCGGCGCCACCGTTACCCTCAAGTAACACTCGCAGATCCGGGAGGCTCCCGGCCTTCCAGCTCCTCGAAACCCCGTCCACTCCGGTGGGCGGGGTTTCCTGCGTTCCGGGGCCGCCGCAGGCACGTGAACCTTCGGTAAATGATTGCAGGCTCTCCTTTTCAGGACGGGACGGGGCACCTAGACTTTGGCATTGTGCCGACCGGCGCCCAACCCTGAGGAGCTCACACAATGACAGATCCGAACCCGTCGTTCTCCCGCCGCGCCATGCTCGCCGCGGCCTTTGTCGGCGGCAGCGCCGCCGCCGCGGCGCTCTCCGGCGCCCCCGCCGCACAGGCCGCGCCCGGCAACGCCAAGAAGCAGTTCAACCTGACCGTGCTGGGTACCACCGACCTGCACAACAACGTCTTCAACTGGGACTACTTCAAGAATGTGCCCTACGCGGACAAAGACGGTAACAGAATCGGCATCGC harbors:
- the rplL gene encoding 50S ribosomal protein L7/L12, which produces MAKLSNEELIEAFKELTIIELSEFVKLFEETFEVTAAAVAVAGPAGGGAAEEAEEKTDFDVVLEAAGDKKIAVIKEVRAITSLGLKEAKDLVDSAPKAVLEGATKEAAEKAKEQLEAAGATVTLK